GCCCTCCGCGACGCTGCGACGCTCCGCCAGCGCGCCATCGTCCCCCTGGCGAACGTGACGATGCACCTCCCGGCCCGGATCGGCGACTACACGGACTTCTACTCGTCGCGCCAGCACGCGACGAACGTCGGGACCATGTTTCGGGGGCCTGAAAACGCACTCATGCCGAACTGGCTGCACCTCCCGGTGGGCTACCACGGCCGGGCGTCGTCCGTCGTGGTGAGCGGGACCGACGTCGTCCGCCCGAGCGGTCAGCAGAAGCCGGACGACGACGCGCCGCCGGTCTTCGGGCCGTCGAAGCTGCTCGACATCGAGCTCGAGCTTGGCTTCTTCGTCGGGCCCGGCAACGCGCTCGGCGAGCCGATCCCGGTCGAGGAGGCGAGCCGCCACATCTTCGGGTTCGTCCTGGTCAACGACTGGAGCGCGCGCGACATCCAGAAGTGGGAGTACGTGCCGCTGGGGCCGTTCCTCGGCAAGAGCTTCGCGACCTCCATCTCGCCGTGGGTCGTACCGACGGCGGCCCTCGCGCCGTTCCGCGTCGAGGGGGAGCCCCAGGGCGCCGAGGCCGGCAATCCCGAGCCGCTCCCGTACCTCCGCCAGTCGGAGCCGCGCTCGCTCGACGTGGACCTGGCCGTGGCGCTCGAGACGACCGCGATGCGGGAGGGCGGCACGGCGCCCGAGATCGTCGCCCGCTCGAACGCGACGAACCTCTACTGGAGCCCCGAGCAGCAGCTCGCGCACCACACCGTCAACGGGTGCAACGCGCGGCCGGGCGACCTCATGGCGTCGGGCACGATCAGCGGCGAGGAGAAGGGGACCTACGGCTCGTTCCTTGAGCTCACGTGGCGCGGCAGTGAGCCCATCGACCTCCCCGGCGGCGAGACGCGGACGTTCCTCCAGGACGGCGACCGCGTGGTGCTCTCGGGGGAGGCGTCCCGCGACGGGCGCCGCGTCGGGTTCGGCGAGGTGTCGGGGACGATCCGGCCGTCGCGGACGTAACTCCTTGTCCCCACGCCTCCTCCGGAGGCGCCTATATTCCGTCGCATTCGGGCGGTCCCCACCGCCGGCCCGTGCCCCCCTCGGCCGCAGCCTCTGCGGTCCCACCGCGCCACGGCCCCGCCTCGTATGCAGGTTGCTCATCCCTCGTTTCGGCAACACTCGCTCCGCCTCAGCGATTTTGACTACGAGTACCCTCGTGAACTGATCGCGGCGTACCCGGCGGAGCCCCGGGACACGGCCCGGCTCATGGTGGTCGACCGGGCGGAGGGCACGATCGAGCACCGGACGGTCCGCGATCTGCCCGAGTACTTCAACGAGGGCGACGTCCTCGTGGCCAACGACACGATGGTGTTCCCGGCCCGGCTCCGCGGGATCAAGGAGAACACGGGGGCCAAGGTCGAGGCGTTCCTCCTCCGCGAACTCAACCCCGAGCACCGGCTCTGGGACTCCATCGTCGACCCCGCCCGGAAGGTCCGCGTCGGCAACAAGCTCGTGTTCGGGGACGGCCTCGCGGCCGAGGTCATCGACAACACGACGAGCCGCGGGCGGACGCTCCGGTTCATGTTCGACGGGACGCCCGACGAGCTCTACGCCCGGATCGACGCCATCGGCGAGACGCCCATCCCGCCGTACCTCCGGCGGCCGGCGGAGCCCGCCGACCGCGTCCGCTACCAGACCATCTTCGCGCGGAAGCGCGGGGCCGTGGCCGCGCCGTCGGCCGGCCTCCACTTCACGCCGGGCCTGCTCCAGTCCCTCACCGACCAGGGCTGCGAGGTCGCCTACGTCACGCTCCACACCGGCCTCGGCTCGTTCAACCCGGTCGAGGTGGAGGACCTCTCGAAGCACCGGATGGACTCCGAGTTCTTCGAGGTGCTGCCCGAGGCGGCCGAGACCGTCAACGCCGCGCTCACCCACCCCGAGCGGACCGTCACGGCCTGCGGCACGACGGTCGTCCGGGCCGTCGAGTCGTCGCTCTCGGCGTCGAAGACGCTCAAGGCCGGGCGCGGCTGGACCGACAAGTTCATCTACCCTGTCTACTCGTTCCACATCCCCGAGCGGCTGCTGACCAACTTCCACCGCCCCAAGTCGACGCTCCTCATGACCGTCGCGGCGTTCGCGGGCTACGACCTCCTGATGGAGGCGTACGAGGAGGCGGTCCGCGAGGAGTACCGGATGTTCGCGTTTGGCGACGCGATGCTGGTGTTGTAGGGGATGAGGGACCGGGGACTGAGGTGGGCCCGCCTCGGCGTCACGCTCGGTCGGGCCAGCCGCAGCACGAGGGGGCGATGAGTGGCTCTGCAGAGCGAGTGGGCGTGGTGCTTCCGGCGGGCGGGTCGGGGTCGCGGATGGCCACGGCTGAGGCGCCGGCGAAGCAGTTCCGCTTGCTCGGCGACGCGCCCGTCCTCGTCCAGACGCTCCGGGCGTTCCTCCGGCACCCCGACGTGGGGCCGGCGGTCGTGGTGGTCCGGGCGGGGGAGGAGGGGGCGACGCGCGACCTCCTAGCCGATCACGGCGCCGAGGCGGACGTGGTCACGGGCGGGCCGACGCGACAGGCGTCGGTCCACTGCGGCGTGCGTGCGCTGCCCGCGCCGGTCGAGGCCGTGCTGGTGCACGACGCGGTCCGTCCGTTCGTGACACGATCCGTGATCGCACACGTCGTGAAGGCCGTTCGCGCACACGGAGCCGCTGCGGCGGCGGTCCGCGTCGCCGACACGCTCCGGGCGGGCGGTGACGGCCCGCTCTTCGGCGCGACCGTCCCCCGCGACGGCCTCTGGGCGATGCAGACGCCGCAGGGCGCCCGCCGCGACTGGCTCCTCCGCGCCGCGGCCAACGCGGCCGGCCACGTCGCCACCGACGAGGTCGGGCTCCTCCAGCACGCCGGCCACCCCGTCTGGATCGTCGAGGGCGATGCCCGGAACGTCAAGATCACGCGCCCCTCCGACTGGCCCCTCGCCGAGGCGCTCTGGACCACCTGGGAGCGCGACGACGTCGGGCAGGGAGACGGGGACTCCGCGGTCTGACCGTTTGGGGTGGCGCCCCGGCCTCCATGCCCGGACCTTCCCACACCTCACACCTCCACCCCGCATGCGCATCGGCCACGGCTACGACGTCCACCGCCTCGTCGAGGGGCGCCCGCTCATCCTGGGTGGTGTGACGGTCCCGGCTGCCGTCGGCCTCGACGGCCACTCCGACGCCGACGTCCTCACGCACGCGATCATCGACGCGCTCCTGGGCGCCGCCGCGCTCGGGGACATCGGCGCCCTCTTTCCCGACACCGACGCCGAGTGGAAAGGCGCCGACAGCATCGGCCTCCTCGACGCCGTGATGGAGAAGGTGGCCGAGACCGGGTACGCCGTCGGCAACGTGGACGCGACCGTCGTCCTCCAGCGCCCGAAGCTCCGGCCCCACGTCGACGCGATGCGCCAGCGTCTGGCCGGGGCGCTCCGGGTCGGCCTCGGGCAGGTCTCAGTCAAGGCCACGACGGGGGAGGGGATGGGCTTCGTGGGGACCGGCGAGGGGGCCGCGGCGCACGCCGTGTGCCTGCTCGTCGCGCGCGAGGGTTAGGTGGGCGAGTGGGTCGCCGACCTCGTCGGGTGGATCGAGGGGCTCCCGCCCGGCGGCATCTACGCGGTCCTGCTCGCCGTGGCCTACGGCGAGAACCTCGTGCCCCCGATCTGGGGCGACACGGTCATCGTTCTGTGCGGCTCGCTCGTGGGTCTCGGCGTGCTCCAGTTGGGGCCTACGATCGCTCTGGCGGCGCTGGGTGGGTCGCTCGGCTTCTTGACGGTCTTCTGGTTCGGGCGGCGGATGGGGCACGCCATCCACGACCCGACGCGGCTGCGGTGGATCCCACGCGACTTTATCTCCCGGGCCGAGCGCTGGCTGAACCGGTGGGGCTACGGCGTCGTCGCGGCCAACCGGTTCCTCGCGGGCGGGCGGGCCGTCATCGGACTCCTCGCCGGCGCCTCCGATCTCCGCTGGGCCCCGACGGCGGTGTGGGCGACGGTGAGCGCGGTCGCGTGGAGCGCCCTCCTCGTGTGGGGCGGCGCCGTCCTGGGGTCCGAGTGGGAACGCGTGCTCGACTGGCTGGCGGCCTACGGGCGGGTCGTGACGGTCGTGCTGGCCGTTGTGCTGGCCGTCGTCGCGGTGCGCTGGTGGCTCCGTCGACCGAAGAACTCACGGCGAAGAGACGCCGAGGCAGGCTGAGTCGGGCCACCTTCGGTTGACGCCCCCCTCCGGGACGGGCTAGCTTCGCGATCCGCGATGCCCGCGCCGCTGGCGTAGCTCAACTGGCAGAGCAGCTGATTTGTAATCAGCAGGTTGGGGGTTCGAGTCCCTTCGCCAGCTCCGCCGAGCCACCCGTGACGCGGCCTCGCACGTTCTTTCTTCCGGGCAGGTGGCCGAGTGGTTAAAGGCGACAGACTGTAAATCTGTTCTCTCACGAGTACGGAGGTTCGAATCCTTCCCTGCCCACGATTAGGCATTGTCGATCGGGAGACCGCCGATTGGTGATTGGGCCGCGCCGCTCGATCGCGAGTCGAACGTCACCCAGTCGCTCATGCGATGCGGGAGTAGCTCAGTTGGTAGAGCATCAGCCTTCCAAGCTGAGGGTCGCGGGTTCGAGTCCCGTCTCCCGCTCCCGGACTTGGCGATGAGGTGATCGGCGATCGATCGATTGGGAACAACCCATCGTTCAATCCCCCTCTTCAGTCGACAATCCACCCCCGCCTCCTTAGCTCAGCGGTAGAGCACTTCCATGGTAAGGAAGGGGTCCCCGGTTCAAGTCCGGGAGGAGGCTCCGCGGCCCGCGCCGCCCAGTGACACCCAACCCAACGCGCAGCGAGCGCTCAGACTACAGACCCATGGCGAAGGAGCAATTCCAGCGGACGAAGCCGCACGTGAACGTCGGGACGATCGGCCACGTCGACCACGGCAAGACGACGCTGACGGCGGCGATCACGAAGGTGCTCGCCGAGGCGTCGGGCGGCGAGGCGAAGAACTTCGAGGACATCGACAACGCCCCGGAGGAGCGGGAGCGGGGGATCACGATCGCCACGGCCCACGTCGAGTACGAGACGGCCGAGCGGCACTACGCCCACGTCGACTGCCCGGGCCACGCGGACTACGTCAAGAACATGGTGACGGGGGCGGCCCAGATGGACGGGGCGATCCTCGTCGTCGCGGCGACCGACGGGCCGATGCCCCAGACCCGCGAGCACATCCTCCTGGCCCGCCAGGTCGGCGTGCCCTACATCGTCGTGTTCATGAACAAGGCGGACCTCGTCGACGACGAGGAGCTCCTGGAGCTCGTCGAGATGGAGGTCCGCGAGCTCCTCTCGAGCTACGAGTTCCCGGGCGACGACCTCCCGGTGATCCAGGGGTCGGCGCTGGGGGCCCTGAACGGGGAGCCGGAGTGGGTGGCGAAGGTCGACGAGCTCATGTCGGCCGTCGACGCGTACATCCCGACGCCGGAGCGGGCGGTCGACCGGCCGTTCCTCATGCCGGTCGAGGACGTGTTCTCGATCACGGGCCGGGGGACCGTCGTGACGGGCCGGGTCGAGCGGGGGTCGATCAAGGTGGGGGACCCCGTCGAGATCGTCGGGATGCAGGAGGAGAAGATGACGTCGACGGTGACGGGCGTCGAGATGTTCAGGAAGCTCCTGGACTCGGCCCAGGCCGGGGACAACGCGGGGATCCTCCTCCGGGGGATCGAGAAGACGGCGGTCGAGCGGGGGATGGTCCTGACGAAGCCGGGGGCCGTCACGCCGCACAAGCGGTTCGAGTGCGAGGTGTACATCCTGTCGAAGGACGAGGGGGGCCGGCACACCCCGTTCTTCAAGGGGTACCGTCCCCAGTTCTACTTCCGGACGACGGACGTGACGGGGGACATCGAGCTGGCCGAGGGGGTCGAGATGGTCATGCCGGGGGACAACACGCAGTTCACGGTGGACCTCATCGTCCCGGTGGCGATGGAGGAGGGGCTCCGGTTCGCGATCCGCGAGGGCGGGCGGACCGTGGGGGCCGGCGTCGTCTCCAAGATCCTCGACTGAGCCGGCCTGGAGTCACCGCCTCGGCGCCCGCGCCGAGGCGGCGGTCTCCATCGGTCCTTCCGAACACGGTGCCCGCCGGTTCGTAGATTGATGCGTCCGCCGGCGTCCTTCGGGGCGCCGGCGGTCCGCTAAACGGGCGTAGCTCAATTGGCAGAGCAGCGGTCTCCAAAACCGCAGGTTGTAGGTTCGAGTCCTGCCGCCCGTGCCCGGCCTCTCGGCCCTCACTGACAGAACCGCCGCCCCGCGGCACGACTCATGGCGACACAGACGCAGACGAAGCCCCCTGGTGGCGCGCTCGGGAACTACCTCGTCGAGGTCCGCAAGGAGATGCGGAAGGTGAACTGGCCCAAGCGCCAGGAGCTCATCAGCAACACGGTGCTCACGCTCGTGGCGGCGCTCATCGCCGCGCTGTTCATCTTCTTCGCCGACGAAGTGATCAGCACGGCCCTCCGGTTCATCTACGGCAGCTAGGCGACGTCCCTCCGCGCTCCGCACCCGCATCGATACCCCCATGGCCCGCCCCCCGATCCGCAAGTGGTTCGTCCTCCGGACGTTCTCCGGCCACGAGAAGAAGGTCAAGGAGTACCTGGAGAGCGAGGTTGAGCGGCTCGGCTACGACGACAAGCTGACCCAGGTCGTGATCCCGACCGAGACGGTCTTCGAGATGCGCGCCGGCAAGAAGCGGACGCGCGAGAAGACGTCGTTCCCCGGCTACATCCTCCTCGAGGCCATCGTCGACCCGTACCTCCGCGAGGTCATCAACGGGGCGCCGTCGACGATCGGCTTCCTCGGCGCCAACGGCGAGCCCGTCCCGCTCCGGCCCGACGAGGTCAACCGGATCCTCGGGATGATGGACGAGGACAAGGGCGAGGTCATGGAGATCCCGTTCAAGGAGGGCGACGCCGTCAAGGTCGTCGACGGCCCGTTCAACACGTTCACCGGCTTCGTCGAGGAGGTCTACCCGGACAAGATGAAGGTCCGCGTGATGGTCTCGATCTTCGGGCGGAAGACGCCGCTGGAGCTCGACTACCTCCAGGTGGAGCACGAGGGCTGATCCGCTCCTCGTCGTCGCTCTGGGAGGGCGGAGAGCCGGTCTCTTCGAACGGCCCGCCGAGGCGGGGTGAAAGGCGGGCGAAGCCGGTCTGAGGGCTCATTCTGGGGCGGCTCCGCCTCTAGCTTCTCCGTTCCGCCGTGCCGCGTTGGCACGGCCTCACATTCGCGGGAGCCGGTGACCCCGGCGTTGGCACCGCACAGATATCGATGGCGAAGAAAATCGACGGCTACATCAAGCTGCAGATCAAGGCCGGCCAGGCCAGCCCGGCCCCGCCGATCGGCCCGGCGCTCGGTCAGAAGGGCGTCAACATCATGGAGTTCTGCAAGGCGTTCAACGCCGCGACGCAGGACAAGATGGGCCTCGTGATCCCGGTCGTGATCACGGTCTTCGGCGACAAGAGCTTCACGTTCATCACGAAGAGCCCGCCGGCGGCGGTCCTCCTCCGGAACGCGGCGAAGATCCAGAAGGGCGCCGGCGACCCGCTCCGCGAGAAGGTCGGCAAGGTGACCTGGGAGCAGTGCCGCGACATCGCTCAGCAGAAGCTCGAGGACCTCAACGCGACCGACCTCGACAACGCCGCCCGCATGATCGCGGGGACGGCCCGGTCGATGGGCATCACCGTCACCGGCGCGCCGGTCGCGTAACGATTCGCGCCGCCCCGGCGGCGACTGACCGGGCGCCCGTCGCGCCCCCCACCGCGGGAGCCAGTCACGCTGGCGTTCGGACCGCACACCCCACACAACCATGGCAAAGAGAGGCAAGCGCTACCGTCAGGCGGCCGAGCTCGTCGCGACCGCGACCGAGCAGGCCGGCGGCGCGCTCCCGCTCGACCAGGCCGCGCAGCTCGTCAAGATGACGGGTCGGGCCAAGTTCGAGGAGTCCGTCGACATCGACATCCGGCTGGGCGTCGACCCCCGCCACGCCGACCAGATGGTCCGCGGCTCGGTCGCGCTCCCGCACGGGACCGGCAAGACCGTCCGCGTGCTCGTCCTCACGAACG
This sequence is a window from Rubrivirga marina. Protein-coding genes within it:
- the fahA gene encoding fumarylacetoacetase; amino-acid sequence: MTPFLDIDPDTGFGLENLPYGVFSTDKEPPRVGVRLGEFVVDLAVLESHGVVGVPGAGRQPVFDKGSLNAFMALGPDVWEAVRSHLQELLSTEGSPALRDAATLRQRAIVPLANVTMHLPARIGDYTDFYSSRQHATNVGTMFRGPENALMPNWLHLPVGYHGRASSVVVSGTDVVRPSGQQKPDDDAPPVFGPSKLLDIELELGFFVGPGNALGEPIPVEEASRHIFGFVLVNDWSARDIQKWEYVPLGPFLGKSFATSISPWVVPTAALAPFRVEGEPQGAEAGNPEPLPYLRQSEPRSLDVDLAVALETTAMREGGTAPEIVARSNATNLYWSPEQQLAHHTVNGCNARPGDLMASGTISGEEKGTYGSFLELTWRGSEPIDLPGGETRTFLQDGDRVVLSGEASRDGRRVGFGEVSGTIRPSRT
- the queA gene encoding tRNA preQ1(34) S-adenosylmethionine ribosyltransferase-isomerase QueA; translated protein: MQVAHPSFRQHSLRLSDFDYEYPRELIAAYPAEPRDTARLMVVDRAEGTIEHRTVRDLPEYFNEGDVLVANDTMVFPARLRGIKENTGAKVEAFLLRELNPEHRLWDSIVDPARKVRVGNKLVFGDGLAAEVIDNTTSRGRTLRFMFDGTPDELYARIDAIGETPIPPYLRRPAEPADRVRYQTIFARKRGAVAAPSAGLHFTPGLLQSLTDQGCEVAYVTLHTGLGSFNPVEVEDLSKHRMDSEFFEVLPEAAETVNAALTHPERTVTACGTTVVRAVESSLSASKTLKAGRGWTDKFIYPVYSFHIPERLLTNFHRPKSTLLMTVAAFAGYDLLMEAYEEAVREEYRMFAFGDAMLVL
- the ispD gene encoding 2-C-methyl-D-erythritol 4-phosphate cytidylyltransferase; the encoded protein is MSGSAERVGVVLPAGGSGSRMATAEAPAKQFRLLGDAPVLVQTLRAFLRHPDVGPAVVVVRAGEEGATRDLLADHGAEADVVTGGPTRQASVHCGVRALPAPVEAVLVHDAVRPFVTRSVIAHVVKAVRAHGAAAAAVRVADTLRAGGDGPLFGATVPRDGLWAMQTPQGARRDWLLRAAANAAGHVATDEVGLLQHAGHPVWIVEGDARNVKITRPSDWPLAEALWTTWERDDVGQGDGDSAV
- the ispF gene encoding 2-C-methyl-D-erythritol 2,4-cyclodiphosphate synthase; translated protein: MRIGHGYDVHRLVEGRPLILGGVTVPAAVGLDGHSDADVLTHAIIDALLGAAALGDIGALFPDTDAEWKGADSIGLLDAVMEKVAETGYAVGNVDATVVLQRPKLRPHVDAMRQRLAGALRVGLGQVSVKATTGEGMGFVGTGEGAAAHAVCLLVAREG
- a CDS encoding DedA family protein, with the translated sequence MGEWVADLVGWIEGLPPGGIYAVLLAVAYGENLVPPIWGDTVIVLCGSLVGLGVLQLGPTIALAALGGSLGFLTVFWFGRRMGHAIHDPTRLRWIPRDFISRAERWLNRWGYGVVAANRFLAGGRAVIGLLAGASDLRWAPTAVWATVSAVAWSALLVWGGAVLGSEWERVLDWLAAYGRVVTVVLAVVLAVVAVRWWLRRPKNSRRRDAEAG
- the tuf gene encoding elongation factor Tu; amino-acid sequence: MAKEQFQRTKPHVNVGTIGHVDHGKTTLTAAITKVLAEASGGEAKNFEDIDNAPEERERGITIATAHVEYETAERHYAHVDCPGHADYVKNMVTGAAQMDGAILVVAATDGPMPQTREHILLARQVGVPYIVVFMNKADLVDDEELLELVEMEVRELLSSYEFPGDDLPVIQGSALGALNGEPEWVAKVDELMSAVDAYIPTPERAVDRPFLMPVEDVFSITGRGTVVTGRVERGSIKVGDPVEIVGMQEEKMTSTVTGVEMFRKLLDSAQAGDNAGILLRGIEKTAVERGMVLTKPGAVTPHKRFECEVYILSKDEGGRHTPFFKGYRPQFYFRTTDVTGDIELAEGVEMVMPGDNTQFTVDLIVPVAMEEGLRFAIREGGRTVGAGVVSKILD
- the secE gene encoding preprotein translocase subunit SecE, with the protein product MATQTQTKPPGGALGNYLVEVRKEMRKVNWPKRQELISNTVLTLVAALIAALFIFFADEVISTALRFIYGS
- the nusG gene encoding transcription termination/antitermination protein NusG, whose product is MARPPIRKWFVLRTFSGHEKKVKEYLESEVERLGYDDKLTQVVIPTETVFEMRAGKKRTREKTSFPGYILLEAIVDPYLREVINGAPSTIGFLGANGEPVPLRPDEVNRILGMMDEDKGEVMEIPFKEGDAVKVVDGPFNTFTGFVEEVYPDKMKVRVMVSIFGRKTPLELDYLQVEHEG
- the rplK gene encoding 50S ribosomal protein L11, translating into MAKKIDGYIKLQIKAGQASPAPPIGPALGQKGVNIMEFCKAFNAATQDKMGLVIPVVITVFGDKSFTFITKSPPAAVLLRNAAKIQKGAGDPLREKVGKVTWEQCRDIAQQKLEDLNATDLDNAARMIAGTARSMGITVTGAPVA